The nucleotide sequence CGATCGTCACCGCGAACACGTCCTGCGTGAAGTCGTCGGAGTCGCGGAACGGCGAGGTGAACGCGATGGTCAGGAGGAAGGCGAACAGGATCTGCACGCCTGTCTGGGCGATGCGCAGCTCCTGGAGCAGCTCGTTCCAGTGCCGGTCGTACCGGTCGGCCTGGTCCTCGTCCCGCTTGTAGCCCTGTTCGCTCACCGCTCCTCCTCGTGGGCCGACGACGCTGCTGGTTCACGCTGCGTTCACGCCGGCCTGTCAGCCTGGGAGCCGTGGGGGCGGACGGATGACCGAGCGGCACGGCGAACCGCGACAGCCCGGATGGTACCCGGACGAAGCGGGAAACATCCGCTGGTGGAACGGCCAGTTCTGGTCGCACACGTCGCAGTCTGCCGTGGTCCGGCAGGCGCAGGCGGCCCAGCTGCCGGGCCGGTCCGCGGAGCCGCCGGCCCCGGAAGCGGCGGGCGACGGCCTGCTGCTCGGCGCCGGAGCGGTCGTCACCGGGCTGGTCGGCGCGGCGGCGGGACTGTACGCGTTCGTCCAGCCGGTGGGCGAGCTCGGCAACTTCGCCGTGTTCCCGCCGGTCGTGCTGGGCATCGTGGCGGTCGGGCTGGGCATCGGGGCGCTGCGACGGCGCCGGCTGCTGCTCGGCGTGGCGGGCGTCGTGGCGGGCACGGCGTCGTTCATGCTGACCGCGCTGCTCATCCTCGTGCTGGCGACGCTGACGTTCTGACGGCGCGGCGGTCGGTAGAGTCCGGCCTGTGGCAGACGACCTCGCCGACTACGAACGACGGTTCCGGCGCAGCGGGCTCCCGTTGTTCATCGAGGACTACAGCGCGAGCGAGGACATCTTCACCAGGGCCGCACCATGGCTGGCACTGGTGTTCCTGGGCGAGATGCTCGGCGCGACCGAGCTGGAGTGGCCGCTGCTGCTCAACGTCGTCGCGGCGCTGGGCGGGCTGGCGATCCTGATCGTCGCGTTCGGTGCTCTGAACCGGATCCGCGGCCGCCGCTTCCTGGAGCTGCCGCGCGAGGTCGGACGGCCCGAGCTGGCGGCGTTCGTGCTGGTCCCGGCGTTGCTGCCGCTGATCTTCGGCGGCCAGTGGCGGCAGTTCGCCGGCATCATCGCCGGCAACTCGCTGTTCCTGCTGCTGGTCTACCTGGTGGTCGGCTACGGACTCATCGCGACGGTGTTGTGGGCGCTCAGCCGCATGGCCGACGAGCTGGCGGCTTCGTTGGGCCGGCTGGTCCGGACGCTGCCGCTGCTGCTGATCTTCTCGCTCGTGCTGTTCGTCAACGCCGAGATGTGGCAGATGTTCGGGAACATGCCGCGGGCGTTCGCCTTCGTGGTGATGGGGTTCCTGTTCGGGCTGGGGCTGGTGTTCTTCGCCGTCCGTGCGCCCGGGCTGGTGCGGCAGCTGGAGGCCGACCTCAACGCGGAGTCCCGGCCGCTGACCAGGCGGCAGCGGGTCAACGTCGGGCTGACGCTGGTGGTGAGCCAGATCCTGCAAGTGTCCGTCGTCAGCGCCGGCGTCGGCGGGTTCTTCGTCGCGTTCGGGCTGTTCGCGGTAACGCCGGAGGTGGGGGAGTCGTGGGCCGGCACCACCGGCGCGTGGAGCCAGGAGATCACCCTGTTCGGCCACGAGACCCTTTTGTCCGAGACGCTGCTGCGCGTGGCCGGTGGGATGGCGGCATTCACGGGGCTCTACTACGCCATCTCCATCCTCACCGACTCCACCTACCGCGACGAGTTCATGGCCGGCGTGACCACCGAGATGCGCGGCGTCTTCACCGCCCGCGCCGAGTACCTGGCGCTGCGCGACTGACCAGGCTCACAGGCCGGCGTCGCCGAGCGCCCAGACGTCGGCCAGCCGCGGCTCGTCGACCGGCACCGGGCCGACGGTCTCGGCGATCGCCAGCAGCTCCGCCTCGGACGCCTGCCCCTGCAGCGTCGCCGTGACCCCGTCGGTGGGCTGCCACGCCAGGAACGCCCCGGCGTCGCCGGCCGGCGGCAAGACCAGCGCCATCGCCCCGGCCACCGCCGTCACGCGGCTGCCGGCCCGGGCGTGCAGCCAGAGCGAGTCGTCCTCGTCGGCGACGGTGAGACGCAGGTCGTCCGGCCCGACGGCGGAGTAGCTGTAGTCGCCGGGGCGATCGATCCGGCCGGTGCCCTGGATGAGCTGCTCGGCGTCGGCGGCCACGGACCAGTCGCCGACGTCGAGCCGGCCGCCGTCGGTCCGCATGGTCTGGATCAGTTCGGCGATCTCGTCGTCGGACAGCTCGTCGCCGCGCACCGCCCAGGTGGCGCCGCCGGACTCCCAGTAGGCCGAGACGAAGCCCTCGGAGCGCTCGACGGTGACCTCCGTGTCGCCGGCGGCGAGCGTCGTGGCAGCTTCGGAGGTCACCATGACGGTGTCGTCGCTGACCCGCAGCACCAGCGCGCTGCGGGTGACGATGTCGCCGTCGACCTGGACGACGAGGACGCTCTGGTCGGCCGGATCCGGGCAGCCGGCGAGCTGCTGGACGGCCGCGGCGTTCTGGGCGGAGGCGTCCTCGGCGAACGCGCGCTCCGGCGCCGGGGCCGCGTCGGGCGACCACAGCAGCCGCAGCACCTCGGGCACGCCGGCCGGCTCCATCACCGGGTCCGGCACCTCGCCGTCGCGGATGTCCGCATAGGTCTCGGGGCACGGGGTGGAGGTGCCGGACGCGGCCGGCTGCGGCCCGGCCGTGCCGCCGTCTCCGCTGATGGCCAGCGCCGACGGGACGGCGACCAGCGCGGCGGCGCCCACGGCCAGGCCGGCACCGGCCAGCCGGCGGCGCAGTCGCAGCTGGCGGGCGCGGCCGCGCAGCCGCTCGATCGGCGCGTACTCGCCGACCGGGACGTCGTTCAGCGCGCGGGCCAGCTCGTCGTCGTGCTCGGTCATGGGGTCTCCTCACGGGTGAGTGCGGTCGCGAGCTGCTGCCGGGCGCGGCTCAGCGTCGACGCGACCGTGCCCCGGGTGATGCCCAGGGCGGCGGCGATCTCGGGCTCGGTGAGGTCGAGGACGTACCGCATCGCGACGATCTGGCGGCTGCGTTCGGGCAGCGCCGCGACCGCCGTCCACAACCCGTCGTCGCGTGGTTCTGCGGCCGGGGTGTGCCGCTGCGGCTCCGCGGCGATGCGCTGCAGGTGCCGGCGCTCGAGCCGGGCGCGCCGCCAGCGCGACCGGACCTCGTTCACCGCCACCTTCAGCAGCCACGTGACCGGCGCGTCCAGCGCCGCTGCGGCCGGCCAGCGGGCCAGCGCCCGGGCGAACGCCTCGGCGGTGGCCTCCTCGGCCAGGTCCCGGTCGCCGACGGCGACGGTCACCGCCCGCAGCACCCTCGGCCGCAGCGCGACGTACCAGTCGGCGAAGTCGTCGTCCATCGTGCTCACACAGTCAACACGCACACGCCGCCGGAAGTGTTGAGTCCCCTCAATAGCCGAGCAGGTACGGGCTGTCGGGGGTGTCCGGATCGGCGTCGGCCGGACGCAGCTCGGTGGCCAGCTCGCAGTCGCCGTCCACGGTGCAGCGGACCAGCGCGGCCTCGGTGCCCTGGACGACGCTGAGCACGATCGACGTGGGCGACTCCCACCTCCTGTGCGCGATCCACTCGAACGCGACCCGCAGCACCTCGTCGCCGGTGCGTGCGTCGCGGAGCACCAGCTCGACGGGCGAGTCGGGCGCGTTCGGCCGGTCGCTCCCGGCGATGTAGCGCCCGTCGGGGGAGAAGGACGGATTCTTGCCGTCCTCGTACAGCCACAGGTCCTCGCCGGTCGCCAGGTCGGCCGCCACGTAGGCGCCGTCGCCGTCGTTGTACACCCCCAGGCCGACGGCCGGCGACATGGCGAGGAGGTCGGCGCCGACGGGCAGCTGGGTGATCGCGTCGTCGCCGACCTCCCAGGCGTGCACGCCCCGTTCCCCGTCGACCTCGGCGTTCAGGGCGAGGCGGCCGTCGGCCAGGAAGCCGGCCGGGCTGGCGTACGGGCTGGCCGACGCGGGCAGTTCGGCCAGGAGCTCACCGCCGGCGTCGGCGACCGAGACCGTGGTGGTGAAGGTCTGCTGCGTGTCGCGGATCACCTCCTCGTTCTGCACCGCCCACGCCAGCCGCTCGCCATCGGCCGAGACCACCGGCGGTTCGACAAGGCCCGTTGCGAGTACGACCTGCTCGCCGTCGTCGCGCACGAGGGTCACCGTCGCGTGGGTCAGATCCGGCTCGCTCTGGGTCACGACGTAGCCGCCGCTGATCCGCTGGATGGTCGCCGGGTTCTCCGGCCTGCCCAGGTACTCGTACGGGGTCGTCGAGTCGCCGAAGTGCAGCGCACCGCCCTCGTACCAGGGCACCTCCGGCGCCGGCCCGATGCCGAGTTCGCCGAGGTCGACCACGCCGCCGCCGGCCGGATCGATGCCGGTGGTCGGGCCGTCGGTGCCGACGACGCCGACCACCAGCGCGGCGGCTGCCATGACCGCGGCCGCCGCCCCGCCGCCCACCGCGACCCGTGCCGTCCGCCGCGAACGACGCCCGCGCCGCATCGCGCCGTCGGCAAAGCCGGGCGGCACCTCCCGAACCGCGTCGTTTACGGCGGCCCTGAGCTGTTCCTCGACGTTCATGTCACGCTCCGTCCAGAGTCGGTTCGAGGGCGAGGTCGCGCAGCTTCGCCAGCGCGCGGTGCGCTTGGCTGCGCACGGTCCCGGTCGAGCAGCCGAGCAGCGCGGCGATCTCGCGCTCGGACAGGTCCTCGTAGTAGCGCAGCACCAGCACGGCCCGCTGCCGCGGCGCCAGCCGTTGCAGCAGCGCCAGGACGTCCATGCGGTCGCCGACGGCCTCGACGGCGTCGGGCGCGGCGCGATCAGGGACGGCGTCGACCGGGTCCTCGCGCAGGACCAGGCGCCGGCGCCAGCGGCTGGCCTGGTCGTTGTAGATGATGCGGCGGACGTAGCCCTCGGGCTCGTCGATCTTGTGCCAGCGCCGGTACAGCTTGGCCAGCGCGCCCTGCACGAGGTCCTCGGCCACGTCCCGGTCGCCGCACAGCGCGTACGCCGTGCGGAGCAGCGCGAGCGACCGTCCGGCCACGAAGCGCCGGAACTCCTCGTCGTCCTGCGAATCCACCGTGCCTCCCGTCATGGGCCCGTCACATCCGAGGACGCGTGGACGGCCCGGAACGCTGCATCGAACCTCCGGGATAGATCGTTACAATGCAACCGGATCGCCTGCACGCCCCGTCCTACAGGGTGAGCGGGCAGTTGCTCGCACCGGCCACGGTCACCCGGGGGGCTCCGCGATGCCTCGTTCCACCCTGTCCTCGTTCTCGCTGCTGCTGGCCCTGGTCGCCGTCGGCGCCGTCGCCACCCAGATGATCGAGGACGACGTCGAGCTGCTGGCCGCTCCGTCGGCGCCGACGTTGACGGCACCGGCGCCGCTGGCCGCCGAACCGCTGCCGCAGGTGCTCAGCGAGGACCGGACGGCGCCGGGCTCGGGCGAGCTGGGGGAGTGGCGCGGCACCACGCTGCGGACCAGCGACCCGGCGCAGTTCCAGGCGGTCAAGGACGCCGACGGCGTGCTGGTGGTGGGCGACTCCATCGCGCGGGCGGCGATCGACGAGCTGACGGCGCGGCTGGCTTCGGCGCACGGGCTGCCGGTCGCCGTCAACGCGCAGCCGGGCCGGCCGACGGCGCCGGCGGTGGACTGGATCGTCGAGAACGCCGCGCTCATCCCCGATCGCGGCGTCGTCGTGGTCGCCGGCGCGAACGACATCTTCGCGCCGCTGGGCTGGTGGCGGCAGGTCGAGCGGGTGCTGGCCGCCGCTGACGGCCGCCCGGTCTACTGGCTCACGGTGCACGTGGATCGCTGGCGCGGCGACGCGGCGCAGCGGGAGGCCGACCTGCAGAACTCGGCCTGGCTCAACGACCAGCTGCGCGCCGTCGCCGCCGAGCACCCGAACCTCGTGGTCGTCGACTGGGCCGGCGCGCTGACCGACGACTGGCTCAGCGACGGCGTGCACCCGTCCGAGGCCGGCGTGCTGGCCTGGTGCGACCTGATCGGGACGGCGCTGGGCCTGACGGCGTCATGAGGCCGCGGCGATCGGGGCCAGCGCGCGGACGTCGTCGGGCGAGGCGAGGTCCTGGACGGCGACGAAGATCGTGCCGACGCCGCGGGCGAACAGCTCGTGGTACCGCTCGGCCGTCTGCTCCGGCGTGGCGGCGTGGTGCTTGCGGGCGTACGCGGCCGCCGTCGCGTTGCCGCGGGCCTGCTCGACCCGCCGCCAGACGTCGTCGCGGTCGCGGCCGACGATCGGCAGGTCGAGGACGGTGACGGCGACGTCGCGGCCGGTGCGGTCGCGATGCTTCTCGAAGACCGCCAGCCGCTCGTCGAAGCCGTCGTCGGTGCGCAGGTTGCAGGCGTCGCCCAGCTCGGCGGCGATGCGCAGCGACCGGTCGCCGGACCCGCCCACGATGATCTCCGGCCGGCCGGCGGGCCGCGGGTAGGACGTCGTCTCCGGCAGCTCGACCCGGGTGCCGGAGTACGCCTTGGTGCCCGACGCCCACAGCGCGCGGATGAGCTCGACGGCGCGTTCCAGCTCGTCCAGCCGCTCCTTCGGGCCGGGGAAGGCCAGCCCGTGCACGTCGTGCTCGCGGGCGAACCAGCCGGCGCCGATGCCGACGAACGCCCGCCCGCCGCTCAGCACGTCCAGCGTGGCGACCGCCTTCGCGATGATGCCGCCCGGACGGAACGTCACCGGCGTGCACAGCGGGCCGAGCCGCAGCCCGGTGCCGAGGCCGGCCAGCATGCCGAGCGTCGTGAACGACTCCGGGATCGGGTCCCAAGCGCGCCCGACCTGCGGGATCTGGATCAGGTGGTCCATCAGCGCCAGGCCCGCGAAGCCCGCCTCGTCGGCGGCCAGCGCGATCTCCTTGAGCCAGCCGGCCGGGTCGTTGCCCCACGGGAAGCGGGAGACCTGCAGGATCACCCGGCGGTCACTCGTCTCCGCGCCGGCTGTCGCCGGGCTCGGTGCGGCTGCTTCGGCGGGCGGGGCGTCGTCGCGGATCGTCACGACGAGGTCCCAGCCCTCGCCGTCCAGCTCGGCCCCGACCTGGCTCGCGCGGCGCAGCTGACCGACCAGAGCCGGCGCCGGGACCGGCCGGTCTCGGGCGGCGTTGCGGGCCCTGCACAGCTCGGCGGGCGTGTCGAACACGACGGCGACGGCGGGCAGCCCGGCGTCGCGGGCGACGGCCAGGTAGCCGCGGCGGCGCTCGGCGTCGAGCCCCAGCGTGTCGACGACGACGGTCAGCCCGCGGCCGGCGCGAGCGGCGACGATCCGGTCCAGCAGCGCGAACGCGTCGTCGGTCGCGTCGAGGTCGTGCCGGCCGCTGCCGACCACGCCGCGCAGGTCGTCGGACGAGACGATCTCCTGCGCCCGGTAGCGGGCCCGCGCCCAGACCGACTTGCCCGCGCCGGAGGCGCCGACCAGCACCACCAGCGCCGGGTCCGGGATCGGCTGCGTCGTCACGGGCTCAGGCTAGCTGGCCCCGCGCGCCCCGTCAGTCGTCGTCGTGCCCGGCGACGCCGCGCTTCCAGTAGCCGGTCCCGTGCGCGTCGACCTCGCCGCGCCGCCAGCTCCGCAGCGGCTTGACGTCGCCCGCCTCGCCGGCCGCGAACAGGAAGGTCCGGCCGGGCCGCGTCACGAGGTCGTCGACGGTCGCGGCGAGCGCCGACCCCGTCGCCGCGCGGACCAGCGGGTGCACCGGCCGCCGGCGGCGCCGTTAGCGCAGGTCGTCGAGGCCGCAGGTGGGCATCGCGATCCAGCCCTCGACGCGGGCCGTCTCGGCCAGTTCCGTCACGACGGCGGCACCGCCGGACCACTCCACGGTCGCGACGGCGGTCTTGTCCGGCTCGGCACTCAGGTCTACCCCGACGGTGCGCATGCTCATCCGCCCAGACAGCTCTCGGCGGGGCGACGTCAGTGGGCAGGGCGGTGTCGAACGGCGGGATGTCCGTCGTGACGTGCCAGACCGAGGTGACGGCCATGCCCTCCGGGATCGGTTCGCCGTCCGCCGCGGCCCGGCTGGCCGCCGCGGCGACCTCGGAGTGGTCGATCTCCAGCCGGAACGTAGTGCCGCTGGTCGGCAGCAGGACCCGGGCCGGCGACTCCATGCCGTCCATCGCCTCGAGGACGGCCGGGTTGTTGGCGAGGTCACTCGACAGCTGCATCCCCAGTCCGGCGGGCGCGGTGAACTCGTACCAGGTCGCGCCGTCGGGCTCGATGCCGTCCAGGGCGGGCTCACCGGCCAGGCGGAGCACCTCGAACGGCTCGATGAGCAGGCCGTCACCCGCGGCGAGGTCGAGGCCGAGCCCTCCGGACCCCGCTGTCGTCGTCATGTCGACCCACGCCGCCCCGCACGTCTCCGCCGACGTCCCGTTCCACATGAGCATGGTGGTGTCGGTCGTGATGAAACGGAGCGACTCGTCCCCGGTCATCTCCCCGTCCGAGAGCAGCCCGGCATCGGGGAACTCGAGGGTCACCTCGACGTAGCGGGCGTCGAGGTCGAACTGGGACGTCTCCTCGACGAGCGTCGCCCGCTCGGGACCGGAGACCACCTCGTCGACCTTCTCGTAGCGACCGCGGGTCGCGGCCAGGAACGTCTCGACGTTCTCCCACGGTACGGCGTCCGCGGCGGTGGCCCCGGGCAGCGTCGCCGAGGCCTGCGCCGTCACGTCGTCGTCGGTGGCGGCGGGCATGGGCGCTCGGCCGCACCCGGTGGCGAGCACCACGAGGACGGCGAGACCGAGCCCGGCACGGGCCGTCACCCGCGGTGTCACGTATGTTCGACGTTCGGCTGTCACGAGGGGACTCTAGCGGCAATCCAGCCGCACTGCGCGCGAGTGCGGGCCGCGCGCCTAGGGCTGGTCGAGGAGGCCGTGCTCGTGGGCGAAGACGACGATCTGGACGCGGTCGCGCAGGGTCAGCTTGCGCAGGATCGCGCCCACGTGCGTCTTCACCGTCGACTCGCTGGCGAAGACCAGGCCGGCGATCTCGGTGTTGGACAGGCCGCGCGCCACCGCGGTGAACACTTCGCGCTCCTTGTCCGTCAGCGACTGGTAAGCGGCCGGCACCGATGAACGGGACCGGAACTGGCCGTCCAGCAGCGTCGCGAGGTCCTGCGGCGCCAGCACCGCGTTGCCCGCGTACACCGTGCGGATCGCGTCGCGCAGCTGCAGGGGAGTGGTGTCCTTGAGCAGGAACCCACTGGCGCCGTACCGGATCGCCGTCGCCGCGCGGTCGTCGAGGTTGAAGGTCGTCAGGACGACGACGCGCACCGGCCGCTCCCGCCGCGCCACCCGGTCGGGCAGGAAGAGCTGCCGGGTCGCCTCGACGCCGTCCATGTCGGGCATCCGGATGTCCATGAGGACGACGTCGGGGGCGAGCTCGTCGACCAGGCGGACGGCCTCGAGCCCGTCGCCGGCCGAGCCGACGACCGTCATGCCGTCCTGGGCGTCGACGATGACGCGGACGCCCTCGCGGAACAGCTCCTGGTCGTCGACCAGGAGCACCCGGATGTCAGCGGTCATGCGCCGCCCGCCCGCACCGGCACCCAGGCGGTCGCGGTGAACGTCGCACCGTCACCCTCGTCGCGGCGGCGGACGTCGAGGCGGCCGCCGACGGACTCCAGCCGGCGGCGCATGCCGTCCAGCCCGGCGCCGCCGGGGGCCGCCGCGAACGGCGACGGCGCGACGACGTTGCGGACTTCGATGCGCAGCTCGCCATCCCAGTGCCGCTCGACCTGGACGGGGGAGTCGCGGCGGCCGTGCTTGATCGCGTTGGTGAGCATCTCCTGCAGGACGCGGAACGCGACGACCTCCAGCTCGGGCGGCAGCGGCCGCGGCGTCCCGATCTCCGTCGACACGACCTCGTGCCCGCTGGCGCGCACGCCGTCGACCAGGGTGTCGAGGCCGGCCGGCTGCGCGGACGGCTGCTGGGTGTCGGCCAGCACCTGCCGGACGTCGCGCAGCGAGGTCCGCGCCGACGTCGCGATCTTCGCCATGGTCTCCTTCATCGCCTGCGGGTCGGTGTCGTCGAGGTACTGGCCTGACTCGGCCTGCGCCAGGATCACCGCCAGCGAGTGTCCCACCACATCGTGCACGTCGTTGGCCAGCCGCGCCTGGTCTTCGCGCAGCCGGGCGATCTCGCGGGCCTGCTCGGTCTCGTGGACGGCGCGCGCGGCGTCCTCCTCGGCGGCCTGCTGCGACTCCTTCGACCGGCGGGCGCGGTCGCCGAACCGCAGCGCCAGCCCGACCAGCCACGGCGCGCCGAGCGTCGCCATCCCCATGACGGCGGCGGTGACCTGCCACGTCGTGCTGAGGTCGCGGATGGTGTCGACGACGCTCGCGTTGCCGGCGAGGTCGGCCAGCCCGCCGAGCCCGCGCGAGTTGACGATGACGGTGATGATCATCGCCGCGACCGGGATCGACAGCGCGCTCAGCCACACCGTCGCCGTGCTGCCCCAGCGCGCCGTACCGAACGCCACCGCGGCGATCGCCACCTGCACGAGCATGAGGTCGACGCCGGCCAGCAGCTGCAGCCCGCACACCGCCCAGACCAGCGCGAGCGCGCCGGCCGGCAGCCGGCGGCTCAGCCCGACGGCGGCGGCCGTGCCGACCGCGACGAAGGCCAGCAGGACCCGCGACTCCGGCACCGACCCCGTCGCCGCCGCCTCGTACAGCCCGATGACCGCGACGACCGCCGCCGCGACGATGTCGGGGACCCAGGCCCGCCAGTCGGAGGTCATGGGCCATGGAACCACGCTGGTCATCCGAGCACGTCGCGGACGAGCAGGTCGAGCAGCTCGGCGTAGGAGACGCCGGCCGCGGCGAACATCTTCGGCACCTGCGACTGCTCGGTGAACCCGGGCATCGTGTTGACCTCGTTGAGCACCGGCCCGTCCGCGGTCAGGAAGAAGTCGATCCGCGCGACACCGGCGCAGCCGAGCGCGTCGAACATCGCGACGGCGGCGTCCTCCAGCCCCTTGCGCTCGGCGTCGGCCAGTTCAGCGGGGACGCGGAAGTCGGCGCCGCCGCCGTACTTGGTGTCGAAGTCGAACAGCCCGTCGACGACGATCTCCAGCGCGGGCGCGACGGTGCGCGTCCCGTCCGGCCGCCCGAGCACGGCGACATCGATCTCGCGGCCGGCGACGACGTCCTCGACGAGGACGCGGCGGCCGAGCGCGAACGCCTCGTCCAGCGCGGGCCCGAGGTCGCCGGCCGCGCTGGCGAGCGAGACGCCCTGGCTCGACCCCGCGGCGACCGGCTTGACGACGACCGGATGGGTCCAGCGGTAGCCGGGCGCCGTCGACGGGGTGAGCAGCAGGCCGGGCGCCGTGGCGATCCCGAGGTCGGCCGCGACCAGCTTCGTCGCCCACTTGTCCATCGCCAGCGCGCCGGCCAGCACGCCGGACCCGACGTACGGCACGCCGGCCAGTTCGCACAGCGCGGCCAGCGTGCCGTCCTCGCCGCGCGGCCCGTGCAGGACGGGGACGGCGACGTCGCAGGTCCGCAGCACCTGGATCGCGTCGGCGACGTCGACGGGGCAGCCGTCGGCGCCGCGCCGCCAGCCGCCGTCGCGGTCGATGGTCAGCCGGACGACGACGTACCCGGCGTCCTCCAGCGCGCCGGCGACGGCGGCCGCCGAGGCCAGCGACACGTCGTGCTCGCAGTTCCGCCCGCCGCCGATCACCGCCACCCGGGCCGCCGTCATCGGATGCTCCGGGGCACTGTCGCGGTGCTTTTGCAATGAGCACCAATAGGCACCGGTGCGTATAGGTGCTCATTGCAAGCGGTCTCCCGGGCGATCCGGCGGCCGATGCCGGTGACGATCTCGTGCTCGATCGTCCCGGCCCAGGCCGCCCAGTCCGCGGTCGTCGGCTCGCCGTCGTCGCCGGGGCCGAACACCGTCGCGATCTCGCCGGGCGGCACCACGTCGTCGCCTAGGTCGATGACCGCCTGGTCCATCGAGAGCAGCCCGACGAGCGGCCGGCGCCGGCCCCTGACCAGCACCTCGGCCCGTCCGGACGCGGAACGTGGCAGTCCGTCGGCGTAGCCGAGCGGCAGCAGCCCCAGGTGCGTCGTGGCGGGCGCCGTCCACGCGTGCCCGTACCCGACCGGCGTCCCGGCGCGGATCCGGCGGACCGAGACGACCGGGGCGGTCAGCGTCAGCGCGGGCCGCAGCCGCACCGTCCGGGACGGGTCGATGCCGGCCAGCCCGGCGCCGATCCGGACCAGCGTGTGGTGCGTGCGCGGGTCGGTGAGCGTGGCGGCGGTCGCGGCGAGGTGCCGGTGCGCGGGCCGCAGCCCGAGCGCGCGCGTGACCTCGACGCCCCAGGCGAACCGGGTCCGGCCGATCGCGTTGGACCTGTCGGCGGGGACGTCCGCGCAGGCCAGGTGCCCCATGACGCCGTCGACGCGGAGCTGGCCGCGCTGCTCGGCGAGCCGGGCCGCGCTGCACAGCCGCGCCCACTCGGCCGGTGGGGCGCCGTCGCGGGCCAGCCCGGTGTCGAGGTGCAGGTGTACGCGAGCGGGCCGCCCGGCGCCCGGCGCCGCCGCGATGACGGCCTCCAGGTGCTCGCGGCTCGGCACGGCCAGGTCGACGCCCGCGGCGACGGCGGCCGCGAAGTCCGCGTCGACCGGGTTCAGCCAGCTCAGGATCGGCGCGCCGATCCCGGCCGCGCGCAGCTCCAGCGCCTCGTCGACGCTGGTGACGCCGAGCCGCGTGGCGCCCGCCGCGAGTGCCGTCCGGGCGACGTCCGCGGCGCCGTGCCCGAACCCGTCCGCCTTGACGACCGCCATCAGGGCCGAGCCGGGCGCGTGGGCCGCGATCGTCCGCGTGTTGGCGGCGACGGCCGCGAGGTCGGCGGTGAGTGTGGGGCGGCTGGTCACGGCGGCGGTCCGCGGGCGCGCGTCGATCGTCGCCGCGCTCATGCCGCCACCAGGTGCGCGCCGATCGGCCCGTAGAGCGCGGCCGGCGCGCCGATCGTCAGCGCCCAGTAGCGGTCGCCGTAGCTCCAGTGCCACCACTCCGTCGGGTAGTTCACCAGCCCGACCGAGCCGAGCACGTCGGCGAGCAGAGCGCGGTACACG is from Jiangella alkaliphila and encodes:
- a CDS encoding D-alanine--D-alanine ligase family protein; this encodes MTAARVAVIGGGRNCEHDVSLASAAAVAGALEDAGYVVVRLTIDRDGGWRRGADGCPVDVADAIQVLRTCDVAVPVLHGPRGEDGTLAALCELAGVPYVGSGVLAGALAMDKWATKLVAADLGIATAPGLLLTPSTAPGYRWTHPVVVKPVAAGSSQGVSLASAAGDLGPALDEAFALGRRVLVEDVVAGREIDVAVLGRPDGTRTVAPALEIVVDGLFDFDTKYGGGADFRVPAELADAERKGLEDAAVAMFDALGCAGVARIDFFLTADGPVLNEVNTMPGFTEQSQVPKMFAAAGVSYAELLDLLVRDVLG
- the alr gene encoding alanine racemase; its protein translation is MSAATIDARPRTAAVTSRPTLTADLAAVAANTRTIAAHAPGSALMAVVKADGFGHGAADVARTALAAGATRLGVTSVDEALELRAAGIGAPILSWLNPVDADFAAAVAAGVDLAVPSREHLEAVIAAAPGAGRPARVHLHLDTGLARDGAPPAEWARLCSAARLAEQRGQLRVDGVMGHLACADVPADRSNAIGRTRFAWGVEVTRALGLRPAHRHLAATAATLTDPRTHHTLVRIGAGLAGIDPSRTVRLRPALTLTAPVVSVRRIRAGTPVGYGHAWTAPATTHLGLLPLGYADGLPRSASGRAEVLVRGRRRPLVGLLSMDQAVIDLGDDVVPPGEIATVFGPGDDGEPTTADWAAWAGTIEHEIVTGIGRRIARETACNEHLYAPVPIGAHCKSTATVPRSIR